DNA sequence from the bacterium genome:
GCACAGCCGACCGAGACGAGGGCCTGCGCCGCCGGCGCCGCGGCGGCCGCCGCCGCGGCGCGCGCCGGGCCGATGCCGATCTGGAGGACGAGACAGGTCGTGGCGTCGCCGAGGTGTCCCTGCCACGCGAGTGCGGCGCGCGCCGGCTCGACGCCGCCCAGGGCATCGCACATCGCCCGCGCCTCCCAATCGAGGGCGGCGAACGCGACCAGGTCGGGCACGGCGCTCAGGCCACCCGGCTCGACGAGCCGCCTGGACGGCGCTGCCGCTCGGGCCGCACCGGCGCCTGGCGCTCGACGCGCTCGACGCCGGCGAGCGTGCGCAGCTCCTCGAAGCTCGTCTGGAGGTGCTCGACGATGCGCTCGCCGTCGCGCAGCAGGGCCGGATCGAACGAGGCGCAGATCGTGATCGTGTCGGCGTAGCTGAGGATCGCGAAGGCGAGGCCGACGCCCTGGGCCAGCGGCACCATCGCGACCATCGCGTCGAGCCGCTTGCCCTGGGTGTAGAGCGACACCGGCGGCCCGGGGACGTTGGTGCAGACGGTGTTCACCGGCGAATGCACCAGCTGGAGCCAGCCGAGCTGCGTCTGGAGCGGCACCGGCAGCCACGCCAGCGCCGCCAGCAGCCGCTCGTTGCGCACCGACTCGCCGGCGCGCTTCAGCTGGTCGGTCGCCGCCCGCACCTGGCGGAAGCGCTCGTGCGCATCGAAGATGCCGACCGGGAGCGGCGCGACCATCATCGACACGCGGTTGCCGAGGCGCAGATGCTCCGACGCCGTCCGCACGTTCACCGGACACATCGCGCGCAGCTCGACGCGGTCGGGCACGAGGCCGCGCTCCTCGAGATAGCGGCGCAGGGCCGCCGCGATCGTCGTCAGCACGACGTCGTTCATCGTGCCGCCGAGGCGGTTCTTGATGCCCTTGGTCTCGTTCAGCGAGAAGGTCGCCCACTCGATGCGTCGCAGGATGCTGACGTGGCCGTTGAACGGCGTCTCGGGAACGGGCGCGAGCGCCAGCTCGGCGAGCTGCCAGGCGGTGGTGCCGAGCTCCTGTGCGGCCGCGACCAGGTCGGCGGGCCGACGCGCCAGCTCGGCGACGCTGGTCGCGAGCGCCGCGCCCGCGCTCGCGCCGTCCTGGAGCGCCCGCCACACCTGCCGCGCCGGCGTCGCCGGCGGCGGCGGCTCCGCCACCGCGGGCGGCGGCGGATAGGGCGTCGGGCTGGGCGTCGGATCGAACAGCACGCCGAGCAGCTGCACGCCGCTGACGCCGTCGATCATGCAGTGATGGACCTTCGCGAAGATGGCGCTGCGCTCGCCGCGGTAGCCGTCGATGAGATGCAGCTCCCAGAGCGGCTTGGTGCGGTCGAGCGGGGCCGCGAAGAGCCGGCTCGCGAGCCGCTTCAGCTGCTCGTCGTCGCCCGGCGCGCGCAGGGTGTGGCGCAGCACGTGGTCGCGGATGTCGAAGCGCGGCGCCGGCTCCCAGGTGGGATGCGCGAGGCCGAGCGGCACCGGCACGACGCGCTGGGTGTAGCGCGGGATGACGTGCAGCCGGCCGGCGAGGTCGTCCAGCATGCGCGCGAAGTCGAGCCCGCCCTCGACCGTGTAGAGCCCGCCGACGTGCAGCAGCTGCCCCGTGCGCTCGAGGTTCCAGAACGCGGCGTCGAGCGCCGTCATGCGGTCGCCGCCGCGCGACGGGGACGCGTCGGCCATCAGGTGCCCTCGAGGACGAAGGTCACGAGCACGGTCGCCCGGAACTCCGCGACCCGGCCGTCCTCCACCGCGGCGTTCTCCTTCAGCACCTCGATGCCGGTGATGCCGCGCAGGGTCTTGTTCGCCCGCTCGAGCGCGTTGCGGACCGCGTCCTCCCAGCTGTGGGGCGAGGCTCCGATGATCTGGGTCTGACGGGCGACGGCCATGGACTCCTCCGAACGCGGCTAGTCGAGCAGAAAGATGAGGCGCATCTCGACGCGGTACTCGGTGATGAGCCCGCGCTCGACCTTGACGCGCTTGCCGGTGACCTCGAGGCCGGTGATGTTGCGCAGCGTGCGCGCCGCGCGCGCCACGCCTTCCTCGACCGCCTCCCGGAACCCGTCCGGCGACGAGGCGATGATCTCCGTCACGCGCGCGACCGCCACGTCGGTCGGGCTACCATCGCGCTCCGCGCTGGCGCAAGCCGGCGCCGACCTGCCATGACTCCGGCCGGATGGCCCTGCTCCTCCTGGCCCGCCGCCAGCTCGCCCGGCACGCCGCCCGCACGGCGCTGACGGTCGCCGGCGTCGCCTGCGGCGTCGCGCTGGTGGTCGCCATCGAGGTGGTGAACGCGAGCACGCTGCGCGCCTTCACCGATGCCGTCGAGGATCTCGCCGGCACCGCCGCGCTGCAGGTGCGCGGCGCAGGGCCGTTCTCGGAAGACGTCGTCGAAACCCTGCGCGCCGTCCCCGGCGTGCGCTCGGCGGTGGCGATCATCACGACGACGTTCTTCCCGGTCGACGGCCCCGCCGCCGGCGAGGCGCTGTCGGTGTTCGCCGCCGACGTCGGCGACACCCAGGCCGTGAAGACGCTGCGCCTCGTGCAGGCGGGCGAGCGCGTCGTCGACGACCCGCTCGGCTTCCTCGTCGATCCGTCGAGCGTCGTGCTGACCGACGGCTTCGCCGCCCGCGTCGGCGCGCGGAAGGGCGACGTGCTGCGCCTGCGCACGCCGGTCGGCATCCAGCCGTTCACGGTGCGCGGCATCCTGCCGGCCGGCGGCGTCGGCCGCGCCTTCGGCGGCAACCTCGTCCTGATGGACGTGATCGGCGCGCAGACGATCCTCGGCCGCGACCGCACCATCGACCAGATCGATCTCGCGCTCGCGCCGGGTGTCGCGGTCGAGGACGCCGAGCGCGCGGTCCGCGCCGTGCTGCCGCCGGGGCTGGACGTCGAGCGCCCCGAGCGGCGCGGCGAGCAGATCGAGCGCTACCTGCGCTCGTACCGCACGCTCCTCTCCGGGGTCTCGGGGCTGGCGCTGCTGGCGGCGATCTTCGTCGTCGGCAGCACCATCGCCACCGGCGTCGCGGCGCGCCGGCGCGAGCTCGGGCTGCTGCGCTGCGTGGGCGCGGGACGGCGCGCGATCCGCCGGCTGGTGCTCGGCGAGGCGGCGCTGGTCGGCGTCGTCGGCACGGCGGTCGGCCTGCCGCTCGGGCTGCTGCTCGCCCGCGCGCTGCTCGACACGGTGGCCGAGTCGGCGGCGCTCGTCTTCAACATGGCGTTCTTCGAGAGCGCGCTCGCCGTCGAGCCGGCGGCGCTCGCGCTGGGCGTGGTCGCCGGCCTCGGCGCCGCGCTCGCCGCGGCGGTGCTGCCCGCGCGCGGGCCATGTGGTGTCGCCGCTCGCCGCGGCGCGCGCCGACGCTGCCGTGCCGACCGATCGGCGCTGGCCGGCGCGCGGCGCCGTGGGCGCGACGCTGCTGCTCACCGCCCTCGCGCTCTGGGCGCAGGTGCGCTTCGACTCGGCCTGGGCCGGCAACGCCGCCGCGCTGCTCGCCGACTTCGCGCTCGTGTGCCTCTTCATGCGCCACGCCCGCCGCGTGGCGACCTGGGTGCTGGTGCCGCTGCGGCCGCTCTGCGGCGTCGCGGGGCGGCTCGCCATCGACCGCCTGGCGCAGATCCCGAACCCGCTCGCGCTCGCCGGCGGCGTGCTCGCGCTGGGGCTCGGGCTCATGCTGATGTCGGGCACGCTGGCGCGCAGCTTCGAGGAGTCGATGCTCGACTTCATCCGCCACCAGGTGCGCGCCGACCTCGTCGTCGCCTCGACGGCGAGCACCGGCTGGATCGAGTCGCCGCTGCCGGCGACGATCGGCGACGCGCTCGCCGCCGTGCCCGGCGTCGCGCGCGTCGAGCGCATCCGCCTCGCGGAGCACGTGCTCGGCGGCGAGCGCATCAGCGTCGACGCGCTCGAGGAGAGCGCCTTCGCGCCCGACCGCCGCGGCGACTTCGTGTTCGCGGCCGGCGACCCGCAGGCGGCGCTGGCGGCGGTGCGCGCGGAGCGCGGCGTGCTCGTGTCGCGCAACCTCGCACGCCGCACCGGCCTCGCGCCCGGCTCGCCGCTGGTGCTGGACACCCCCGCGGGGCGGCTCGCGACCACCGTCGTCGGCGTCGCGGTCGACTACGTCTCGCCGCGCGGCAGCGTCGTCATGGCGCGGCCGACCTACGAGCGCTGGTGGCACGACGCGACCGTCACCCGCTTCCACGTGACGCTCGCGCCCGGCGCCGACGCGGCCGCGGTGCGGCGCGCGATCGCCGAGGGACCGGGCGCCGCCCAGGGCCTCAAGGTGCTGACCCAGCGCGAGCTGTACGCCTACCATCAGGACGCGGTCCGGCGCGCGTTCCGCTTCACCACGGCGCTCGAGATCCTGCCGCTGGTGGTGGCGGCGCTCGGGCTCGCCGAGGCGCTGCTCGCGGTCGCGCTCGACCGGCGTCGCGAGCTGGCGCTGCTGCGCGCGGCCGGCGCGACGCGCGGGCAGCTGGCGCGCGGGGTGGTCGCGGAGGCCCTCGGCGTCGGCGTGCTCGGGCTCGCCGGGGGCGTCGTGATGGGCGTGGTGCTGGCGCTGCTGTGGGTGCGGGTCAACTTCACGCAGCAGCTCGGGTGGGACCTCGACCTGCACCTCGCCACCGGCCAGCTGCCGCTGGCGGCGCTGGCGGCGCTCGGGGTGAGCCTCGTCGCCGGCTTCCTGCCGGCACGTCGCATCGCCCGCCTGCCGGTGGCGGCGGCGCTGCGCGGGGAATGACGTCGGCGCCGATGCCGGACGGCACCGGCGGCGATTGACACCTCCCAGCGGCGGTCCGTAGCTCACCCCCCCATGCGCTCCCTCCTCGCCGCCGGCCTCCTCGCCGCCCTCGCCACCACCGCGGCCGCCGGGCTGGTGCCGCAGCAGCGCGGCAACGCCTGCGACGCCGCCTGGGAGATCGACGGCGTCGATCCGGCGCCTGGATCCCGCCGCCGCGCCGCCTGGATCGCGACCTGCACGGACGGCGATCCGTTCTGCGACCGCGATGCCACGACCAACGGCGTCTGCGTCGTCGCGGTGCGCGCCTGCGCGCAGCCTTCCCTGGAGGGCTGCACGGCGACGCCCGTCCGGCGGCTGCGGGTGCCGAAGGCGACGGCGGCGCGGCTGCCGGACCTCGTGCTGCCGGACCCGCGAGCCGGCGCGGCCTGCGGAGCGTGGAGCACGCTCGAGACCGTCGCCACCGAGGCCGGCGAGACCGGCGCCCTGGTCCTCGACACGCGCCGTCGTGGGCGGCGCGGCAAGAGCCGCGTGGTGATGCGCTGTCGCCCGGCCGGCGACCGTCCGCTGCCCTGTCCGCAGCGCGCCGCCGGCAAGCCGTCGCGCGCCACGCTCACCTGGCGCGGCGCAGGCAGCGACCTCGACCTCGGACCTAGCGGCGAGGCCCACAACTTCCCCTTCCTCGAGGGACGCGGCCTCGACCTCTGCCTCGGCGCCTGCGACGGCGACGCGACCTGCCGGGTCCGAGCGATCGACGCCGAGCAGCTCTCGGCGCCGCTCCCGCTGCTCGCGAACGGCGTGCCGGTGTGCCTGAATCCGCGCCTGGCCGCGGTACCCGACGGGACGCTCGACCTCGCGCACGGCGCGCTGGCGCTGAACGTGACGCTCGCCGCGGACGTGCACGTCTTGCAGGGGCTGGGCCAGGTGTGCCCGCGCTGCAGCGGCGACGGCACCGTCGGCTCGGCGGGGCTCTGCCAGGGCGGGCCGAACCAGGGCAAGCCATGCGTGGTCGACGCGCTCACGACCGTCCCCGGCACCTTGGGAGACCCGCTCTATCAGCTCTCGCAGGACTGCCCGCCGAGCGGAGAGCCGGCCCGCACGCTCGACCTGCCGCTCGTGCTCTCGACCGGCGAGCGCCGGCTCGACGGCTCGAAGCCGTGCCCGGGCCAGACGATGGACGACTCCTGCCACGGCACGGGAACCTGCACCGTCGACTGCGCGGACACGCCCGCTCCCAAGGGCGGCATCAACCAGACCTGCTGCTCCGACAACCCGATCCTACCCTGCTTCCCCAGCGCGCCGGACGCGAGCGGCGCGCTGGCGCGCACCGGTACTCCAGCCGCCCTCGTGCCGCCGGACCCGGCCCTGCCCAGGAGCGGTGACGGCGTGCTCGCCCACGTTGGCTGTATGCCGCGCACGACCGACTCCACCGTGGACATCCTCACCGGTTTCCCCGGCCCCACCGCCTGGCTACTGCCCTTCCGCCTGACGCTGCAGGGCGCCGACTGACCCGAGGGTGGACACCCGGCCGGCGGGGATGCTTTCACCCGGCGCCATGTCCGCGATCGACGTCGCCGCCCTCGGCGAGGACGTGCCGCTCCTCGAGGGCCTCCGCACCTGTCGCGCGCTGCGGCGCCTCCGGTCCGACCCGGTGCCCCCCGCGCTGATCCGCAAGGTGTGCGAGGCCGGCACCTTCGCGCCGAGCGGCGGCAACCGCCAGCCGTGGGTCTTCGTCGCCGTCACCGACGCCGCGCGGCGGCGCTGGGTGGCCGAGCGCTACCGCCCGCTCTTCCACCAGTACATCGCGCCCGCGCTCGCGGCGGCGAAGGACGCCGCCTATCCCGAGGCGAAGCGCCGCAACATGCGGGCCGCGATCCATCTCGCCGACCATCTGCACGAGGCGCCCGTACATCTCTTCGTCGCCGGCTGGACGCGGCGTGGGGCGCCGCAGCTCCAGGCGCTGTTCCCCGCGGTGCAGAACGTCTTGCTCGCGTGTCGCGCCGTCGGCCTCGGGGCGTCGCTGACGCAGGTGCACCTCGCCGTCGGCCGCGAGGTCGACGCCTTCCTCGGGCTGCCCGAGGGCTGCCCGTCGTGCGCGTTGATCCCGATCGGGTGGCCGATCGGCCGCCATGCGCGCCCGCAGCGACGGCCGGTCGACGGCTGCCTCTTCTGGGACCGCTACACGCCGCCGGCGTGAGGGCTCGGCAGCGCGTGCACGCCGCGCGGAGGTCGACGGCGTCGGCTGCCGACCGGCGCGCTCAGCCGCGGTCGAGGTTGCCGACGGTGAACATGCTCTCGCTGACGCCCTCGTCGTACTTGACGTCGGTGATCTTGAAGACGGTGCGGGTGTCGGCGGGCAGGTTCGAGACCTCGGATTCGACGGCCATGTCGTAGCTGCCGAAGCGCTGGTAGCGCTTCGGCACCACGCGCTTCACGACCTTATCGGCGTCCTCGTAGACGTCCATGCGCCACAGGTAGAGGTCGTCGGTGCCGAACCAGAGCCGGTACTTGGTGTAGGCGAACTCCTCGTTCTTCGGCACGAGCTCGACCACGTGGCAGACCTTGCCGTCGACGGTCTCCTCGCCGGCCAGCGTCGCGGTGGCCTCGTCGTCGTTCCACTGCTGGATGCGGACCATGAGCTCGAGGTCGCGATACGACAGGTCGGCGCCGAAGAAGTTCTCGTCGCGCTGGCCCTCGGCGATGCGGCGGGTGCGGCGGGTGGTCGGCGCCCACAGCCACTGCTGATCGCGCTCGCCGCGCGGCGAGAGGTGGAGGAAGCGCGTGCCCTTCACGTCGGCCGGGGCGGTGAAGGAGATGAAGGTGCGGTGCTCGCCGCGCGGATCGGTCTGCTCGGTGATCTCCATCTCGCGCGTGCGCACCATCGAGCCCTTGTCGTAGGTGTCCATGGCGGCGCGCGCCTTGCGGTCCTTCCAGGTGGAGAAGCCGTGCTGCTGCTCGGCCTGGGTGAGGACCTCACGCCCGGTGAGCGCGACGGCCTGGGTGGTGACGAGAGCGACGGCGGTGACGGCGAGCGCGAGGGTGTGCACGGCGCGGGACTAGCACCGGCGGGCGCAGGGCACCAAACGGACGCGCCCTGCGGCGCCTCGCCCTGCCGCGAGCGCTTCGCTACCAACGGCCGCCATGCCGATCGAGCCCCGCCTCCGTCCCCTCCTCGCCGTCGCCCGCATGACCGATCGCCACGACCCGTCGGTGCCGATGTCGGTCCGCCGCCGCCGGCTGGCCGCGCGTGCGGCGGGACTGGGCGGCGTGGTCATGCGCCGCGGGCCCGCGCCGGCCCACGTCGTGCACCATCAGGTGCCGGTGGCCGGCGGCGCCGTCACGGTGCGCGTCTACGTCCCGCACGGCGTCGGCCCCCATCCCCTCTACGTCTTCCTGCACGGCGGCGGCTGGTGCGTCGGCACGCTCGACGAGCGCGATCCGCGCTGCCGCGCGGTGTCGGCCGGGGCACGCTGCATCGTCGCGTCGGTCGACTACCGCCTGGCGCCCGAGAACCGGTTCCCGACGCCGCTCGAGGACTGCT
Encoded proteins:
- a CDS encoding wax ester/triacylglycerol synthase family O-acyltransferase, with the protein product MADASPSRGGDRMTALDAAFWNLERTGQLLHVGGLYTVEGGLDFARMLDDLAGRLHVIPRYTQRVVPVPLGLAHPTWEPAPRFDIRDHVLRHTLRAPGDDEQLKRLASRLFAAPLDRTKPLWELHLIDGYRGERSAIFAKVHHCMIDGVSGVQLLGVLFDPTPSPTPYPPPPAVAEPPPPATPARQVWRALQDGASAGAALATSVAELARRPADLVAAAQELGTTAWQLAELALAPVPETPFNGHVSILRRIEWATFSLNETKGIKNRLGGTMNDVVLTTIAAALRRYLEERGLVPDRVELRAMCPVNVRTASEHLRLGNRVSMMVAPLPVGIFDAHERFRQVRAATDQLKRAGESVRNERLLAALAWLPVPLQTQLGWLQLVHSPVNTVCTNVPGPPVSLYTQGKRLDAMVAMVPLAQGVGLAFAILSYADTITICASFDPALLRDGERIVEHLQTSFEELRTLAGVERVERQAPVRPERQRRPGGSSSRVA
- a CDS encoding dodecin domain-containing protein; translated protein: MAVARQTQIIGASPHSWEDAVRNALERANKTLRGITGIEVLKENAAVEDGRVAEFRATVLVTFVLEGT
- a CDS encoding dodecin domain-containing protein; this translates as MAVARVTEIIASSPDGFREAVEEGVARAARTLRNITGLEVTGKRVKVERGLITEYRVEMRLIFLLD
- a CDS encoding ABC transporter permease, encoding MGATLLLTALALWAQVRFDSAWAGNAAALLADFALVCLFMRHARRVATWVLVPLRPLCGVAGRLAIDRLAQIPNPLALAGGVLALGLGLMLMSGTLARSFEESMLDFIRHQVRADLVVASTASTGWIESPLPATIGDALAAVPGVARVERIRLAEHVLGGERISVDALEESAFAPDRRGDFVFAAGDPQAALAAVRAERGVLVSRNLARRTGLAPGSPLVLDTPAGRLATTVVGVAVDYVSPRGSVVMARPTYERWWHDATVTRFHVTLAPGADAAAVRRAIAEGPGAAQGLKVLTQRELYAYHQDAVRRAFRFTTALEILPLVVAALGLAEALLAVALDRRRELALLRAAGATRGQLARGVVAEALGVGVLGLAGGVVMGVVLALLWVRVNFTQQLGWDLDLHLATGQLPLAALAALGVSLVAGFLPARRIARLPVAAALRGE
- a CDS encoding nitroreductase family protein, which encodes MSAIDVAALGEDVPLLEGLRTCRALRRLRSDPVPPALIRKVCEAGTFAPSGGNRQPWVFVAVTDAARRRWVAERYRPLFHQYIAPALAAAKDAAYPEAKRRNMRAAIHLADHLHEAPVHLFVAGWTRRGAPQLQALFPAVQNVLLACRAVGLGASLTQVHLAVGREVDAFLGLPEGCPSCALIPIGWPIGRHARPQRRPVDGCLFWDRYTPPA
- a CDS encoding outer membrane lipoprotein-sorting protein; this translates as MHTLALAVTAVALVTTQAVALTGREVLTQAEQQHGFSTWKDRKARAAMDTYDKGSMVRTREMEITEQTDPRGEHRTFISFTAPADVKGTRFLHLSPRGERDQQWLWAPTTRRTRRIAEGQRDENFFGADLSYRDLELMVRIQQWNDDEATATLAGEETVDGKVCHVVELVPKNEEFAYTKYRLWFGTDDLYLWRMDVYEDADKVVKRVVPKRYQRFGSYDMAVESEVSNLPADTRTVFKITDVKYDEGVSESMFTVGNLDRG